The following is a genomic window from Paenibacillus thiaminolyticus.
CGCCTTGTCAGCCATCGCTTTATTGGCGGCGGCGATGCGCTGGAGGTGCTCGTCTGTCATCGGTTCGACGCTGCCGTCCTGAAGAATATGGGTGCAACGGGCCGTTAGCACGTCAGGCGCGCCCTTCGTCATGATGCGGCATCGGCTCCCGCCTTCTCCGTTCTCCTCAGCGGGCAGCTGATGAACGGTCGTCATCCGCTTGCGTTCCGAATCGAACGGCAGCTCGGCGATCCGCGGGAAGCGCCGTTCGGCCTCTCGTTTGTCGATGCCGTTCAGGAGGGCATAGTCGATCAGTGCCGTCTCGGTCGGATCGCCGATCGCCCCGGCCGTATTTCCTCCACCGGCATCCGCTAGCCGGGCGTCATTGCAGAGGACCATCACCTGCATCAGCCGTTCGGCCGCGGGAGTCCGGCTCCACTCTTCCCCGGATGAGCGGAGGGTATTGTCGGCGAAGAGCTCTTTGACGGTCATCCGGTTCTGTGTCAAGGTTCCCGTCTTATCCGAGCAGATAATATCTGTGCTGCCGAGCGTCTCCACTGCAGGCAGCTTGCGGATGATTGCTTTGCGCCGGGCCATCGTCTGCACGCCAAGCGCCAAAATAATCGTGACAATGGCAGGCAAGCCTTCCGGAATGGCCGCCACCGCAAGCGAGATGGAGGTGAGCAGCATGTCGAACAGCTCCCTGCCTTCGATAAGCCCAACGGTGAACATAACGACCGCGACGATCACGATAATGATGGTGAACGTTTTGCCCAGTTCGTTCAGCTTGCGCTGAAGCGGCGTGACCTCATCCTCTTCCTGCGACAAATAGCCCGCGATCGAACCGACCTCGGTGGCGCCTCCGGTGGCGGTAACGACACCGAGGCCCCGGCCGTAAGAGACGTGGCTCGTCATATAGGCCATATTGATGCGATCCCCGATCACGAGATCGGCTTCGCTTAACGGGTCCGTCCCTTTTTCGACCGGGACCGATTCCCCGGTCAATGCCGCCTCTTCAATCTTCAGCGAGGCGGATTCGATAAGCCGCAGATCGGCCGGAACCACATTGCCGGCCTCCAGCAGGACGATGTCGCCGGGGACAAGCTCTTCGGCCTTAATATCGAGTGCCTGCCCCCCGCGCATGACGCGGGCATGGGGCGTGGACATCTGCTTCAGTGCGCTCAGCGCCTGCTCCGCCTTCTGCTCCTGAATGACGCCGAGCACGGCATTCAGGACGACGACAACGAGAATGATGACGGAGTCGGTCCATTCGCCCAACAGGCCGGAGACGATGGCGGCGGCAAGCAGGACGAGAATCATGACGTCCTTGAATTGGGCCAGCAGCTTCGCCAGCAGGGACGGGCCGGCCGTCTCCTCGAGTAGATTGCGCCCATATTGCTGCCTCCGCTGCTCCGCTTCCTGCCCGGTCAGGCCTTCCCGGCGCGAGCCAAGCCGCTGCAAGGCCGCTTCGGCGGTCAATGTATGAAAAGCTGCCTCTTGATTCTCCTGTTCCTTTTTCATGTTCCTCAGCTCCTATCAAGGCTAGTGTGAGAGAACAAGCGGAAAAATATGTGTGTGCGGCCTTTCAACGGCCGTCGTCCTCATCCCATATCGGATCCTCGACGGTAATTGCCCGGTTCTGATCCAGGGGCAGCCCGGTCTCATACGAGCGGTTGCCGATGGCAGCCGTCAAGGCGGCATCGGCATGGCGCGCACCGGCGCTGCCGGCCCCCTCCGTCCTGCGGGCGTGCCAATAGTTCTTCACGGCCTCCAAGGCGGCGGCCGCATCCGTCCGGGCGGCATCCCACATCTCCCATACCGTCGTCGCGAAGTGCTCGCCGCTTCCCGTCGGATCAAGCCACGGCCGGCGGGCGAGATTCATCACATCGTAAGGCGGCGTCACCTTGCGGTAGACGAACGGATCGAGGTGCTTGCCGGCGAGACGGCGCTTCACGCCAGTCGGGTCATGGAACAGCTTCTGCGCGCGAATCATCGCCCGGTAAGCGGCGTTCCACGAAGATGGCGCGACGCCTGCGGCAAGCTTCGGATAATAGGTCCGCGACAGCTCGGACAAATGGTGAATGACAGCGGCCGGCATGGAACGGCCTGCCTCGATCTCCTTCCATACGGGAATTTTCCACGACGGAATGCTTCTCTTATCCTGCAGCACATGCGTATCCATCAATACTTCGAACCGCTGGTGATCCCACTTCCGGAATCCGGAGCGGGAGAACACATACGGGTGCATATTCCGATCCAAAATATGATGAAGCAGAAAGCCGAGCGCGTATACGCGGCTATCCT
Proteins encoded in this region:
- a CDS encoding calcium-translocating P-type ATPase, SERCA-type; this translates as MKKEQENQEAAFHTLTAEAALQRLGSRREGLTGQEAEQRRQQYGRNLLEETAGPSLLAKLLAQFKDVMILVLLAAAIVSGLLGEWTDSVIILVVVVLNAVLGVIQEQKAEQALSALKQMSTPHARVMRGGQALDIKAEELVPGDIVLLEAGNVVPADLRLIESASLKIEEAALTGESVPVEKGTDPLSEADLVIGDRINMAYMTSHVSYGRGLGVVTATGGATEVGSIAGYLSQEEDEVTPLQRKLNELGKTFTIIIVIVAVVMFTVGLIEGRELFDMLLTSISLAVAAIPEGLPAIVTIILALGVQTMARRKAIIRKLPAVETLGSTDIICSDKTGTLTQNRMTVKELFADNTLRSSGEEWSRTPAAERLMQVMVLCNDARLADAGGGNTAGAIGDPTETALIDYALLNGIDKREAERRFPRIAELPFDSERKRMTTVHQLPAEENGEGGSRCRIMTKGAPDVLTARCTHILQDGSVEPMTDEHLQRIAAANKAMADKALRVLALAYRDAERVPDNLTVDALESDLVFAGLVGMIDPPREEVKEAVRICKLAGIRPVMITGDHGDTAAAIAKELGIIDKDGAVLTGAELSRIDDEAFEAEVEQYSVYARVSPEHKVRIVKAWKKKGKIVAMTGDGVNDAPALKAADIGVGMGITGTDVAKGASDMVLADDNFSTIVLAVEEGRKVYSNIRKTIQYLLSANLGEVVTLFVATMLNWKILFPIHILWINLVTDTLPALALGFEQAEEDLMKQEPRQASASIFAGGIGVSLVYQGLLEALLTLLTYYWGHTHYSEDVAITMAFATLGLIQLTHAFNVRSNKQSLFRIGWFTNRKLNIAVIISGLLIVLVIALPFLRELFSVVALNRQQWLIVAGASLSMIPIVEIVKLFSRRRASGTNRG
- a CDS encoding zinc dependent phospholipase C family protein — encoded protein: MPNVWTHLLFGQEALAAAGLGRSIEEDRSRRLFNLGCQGPDFLFYHHFFPWQPASVMNELGSAMHNEHCGPFLTGLIRAASPDLTTVEDSRVYALGFLLHHILDRNMHPYVFSRSGFRKWDHQRFEVLMDTHVLQDKRSIPSWKIPVWKEIEAGRSMPAAVIHHLSELSRTYYPKLAAGVAPSSWNAAYRAMIRAQKLFHDPTGVKRRLAGKHLDPFVYRKVTPPYDVMNLARRPWLDPTGSGEHFATTVWEMWDAARTDAAAALEAVKNYWHARRTEGAGSAGARHADAALTAAIGNRSYETGLPLDQNRAITVEDPIWDEDDGR